From Ptychodera flava strain L36383 chromosome 2, AS_Pfla_20210202, whole genome shotgun sequence, the proteins below share one genomic window:
- the LOC139148438 gene encoding sulfotransferase 2B1-like: MWNSRRRRCDKMVDELHKQPRPILNLPQKFVSDGVTFPGYVRKDLKESIEEFKCRDDDVFVVTYPKSGTTWAIEMVSLILNNADTEYNLSIEQFARVPILEMRLDFAQRIKFIFLVIYRLLTWLMPRSLQETMKYWLAALMASDGMTYLIR, from the exons ATGTGGAACTCCCGCAGGCGAAGGTGTGACAAAATGGTCGACGAACTTCATAAACAGCCTCGGCCCATCTTGAATCTACCCCAGAAATTTGTCTCCGACGGCGTAACGTTCCCAGGGTATGTTCGGAAGGATCTGAAGGAATCGATTGAAGAGTTTAAATGTAGAGACGATGACGTATTTGTTGTGACTTATCCAAAATCAG GCACAACGTGGGCTATAGAGATGGTATCACTGATCCTCAACAATGCTGATACAGAGTACAATCTCAGCATAGAGCAGTTTGCCAGAGtaccaattttggaaatgcgCCTGGATTTTGCACAGAG GATTAAATTCATCTTTCTGGTTATCTATCGACTACTAACTTGGCTGATGCCAAGGAGTTTGCAAGAAACCATGAAATACTGGTTAGCTGCCCTCATGGCATCAGACGGAATGACGTATCTGATTCGATGA